A window from Candidatus Poseidoniia archaeon encodes these proteins:
- a CDS encoding MFS transporter, protein MRTGHAVVLPLQAARPALLVALLLVAVLPVASAGEDDDPTPEHGGLWAYDTMQNGSGGLSANESKAVGGSGNWDEGSTDLVYESEPLSGDVQLEEDIVHVRLHLERNCIFSPCNSVDVRLYVNGTIVSEAELTAGGNGVYEADLTINLDEGIIRYNTTIQLEFSWTRPSDTTSETLHDGANETGVTFYVADYLPFAPTPPPTEPPDEPNIISADLLGALYLLTLPLMGGIGWWLRGRYRALAAVAGPSAPGDLPRLLLAGALLVMGVNTALVMYSFHSRQLGAREDLVLLHTGLLALTVGGCGSLWGAAADRWGQRRWMMLGALGGAALLALLFPWLSLEAFMAASMLQVALLSSARLAFAAVTEWYPDRKGEAIGLLYAVASLVSALVALAAGQVYDRLLDARGASDAMLGLAALVVPLLLVAAWLVLALRGDEFARPAWAVRGAAPAAAGAAPSGIAARLAGLRALFTFESRWPPLILLGVLLVAMPRGAVVLTTLRYFEVRGGAVDFSALLEAWAVLMVLILYAVIGRVCDRMGAERVLLWSALAYGGLWSLFALGLPLTLAIIIFVIPIYPMLLVSDDALLARFTTARERNRGLGMAGATALVGQALGIALGYLMMGWFLDSGMADLDAYHWTYRANILLWIAAIGCTWWLSQKLRGEPGTAS, encoded by the coding sequence GTGCGAACAGGACACGCCGTAGTACTACCGCTGCAGGCAGCGCGGCCCGCGTTGTTAGTCGCGCTGCTGCTCGTTGCAGTCCTGCCTGTTGCTAGCGCAGGCGAAGACGACGACCCCACTCCCGAGCATGGTGGGTTGTGGGCATATGACACGATGCAGAACGGGAGCGGTGGCCTCTCGGCGAATGAGAGCAAGGCGGTCGGCGGAAGCGGCAACTGGGATGAAGGCTCGACTGACCTGGTGTATGAGAGTGAACCGCTCTCCGGCGATGTCCAACTAGAAGAAGACATTGTACATGTCCGCCTGCATCTGGAACGGAACTGTATATTTTCCCCCTGCAACAGTGTCGATGTTCGCCTTTACGTTAATGGCACCATAGTTTCCGAAGCAGAGCTGACAGCTGGCGGGAATGGTGTCTATGAGGCAGACCTGACAATCAATCTGGATGAGGGAATCATCCGATACAATACCACAATCCAGCTCGAATTCTCCTGGACGCGGCCTTCTGATACAACCAGTGAGACACTCCACGATGGAGCGAACGAGACTGGCGTGACTTTCTATGTTGCAGATTACCTGCCCTTTGCACCGACTCCGCCCCCGACCGAACCCCCCGATGAGCCGAACATAATCTCCGCCGACCTGCTCGGGGCGCTCTACCTGCTGACGCTGCCGCTGATGGGCGGCATCGGCTGGTGGCTGCGCGGCCGCTACCGCGCGCTGGCGGCGGTCGCGGGGCCGTCGGCGCCGGGCGACCTGCCGCGGCTGCTGCTGGCGGGGGCGCTGCTGGTGATGGGCGTTAACACCGCGCTGGTGATGTACTCGTTCCACTCGCGGCAACTGGGCGCGCGCGAGGACCTCGTCCTGCTGCACACCGGCCTGCTGGCGCTGACCGTCGGCGGCTGCGGGTCGCTGTGGGGCGCTGCGGCCGACCGCTGGGGGCAGCGGCGCTGGATGATGCTGGGGGCGCTGGGCGGCGCTGCGCTGCTGGCGCTGCTCTTCCCGTGGCTCTCGCTGGAAGCGTTCATGGCGGCGTCGATGCTGCAAGTGGCGCTGCTCTCGTCGGCGCGGCTGGCGTTCGCCGCCGTGACCGAGTGGTATCCCGACCGCAAGGGCGAGGCGATCGGGCTGCTCTACGCCGTCGCGAGCCTGGTCTCGGCGCTGGTCGCGCTCGCCGCCGGGCAGGTCTACGACCGGCTGCTCGACGCGCGCGGTGCGTCCGACGCGATGCTGGGGCTGGCGGCGCTGGTCGTGCCGCTGCTGCTGGTCGCGGCATGGCTGGTGCTGGCGCTGCGCGGCGACGAGTTCGCGCGGCCGGCGTGGGCGGTGCGGGGCGCAGCGCCCGCCGCGGCGGGCGCTGCACCGTCGGGAATCGCTGCGCGGCTGGCGGGGCTGCGCGCCCTCTTCACCTTCGAGAGCCGCTGGCCGCCGCTCATCCTGCTGGGGGTGCTGCTGGTGGCGATGCCGCGCGGCGCAGTCGTGCTGACGACGCTGCGCTACTTCGAGGTGCGCGGCGGCGCCGTCGACTTCTCAGCGCTGCTCGAGGCGTGGGCGGTGCTGATGGTGCTGATACTCTACGCAGTCATCGGCAGGGTCTGCGACCGCATGGGCGCCGAGCGAGTGCTGCTCTGGTCGGCGCTCGCGTACGGCGGGCTCTGGAGCCTCTTCGCGCTGGGACTGCCACTGACGCTCGCAATTATCATCTTCGTGATTCCCATCTACCCGATGCTGCTCGTGTCGGACGACGCGCTGCTGGCGCGCTTCACCACTGCGCGCGAGCGCAACCGCGGCCTCGGGATGGCGGGCGCGACCGCGCTCGTCGGGCAGGCGCTCGGCATCGCGCTCGGCTACCTGATGATGGGCTGGTTCCTCGACAGCGGCATGGCTGACCTCGACGCCTACCACTGGACCTACCGCGCCAACATCCTGCTCTGGATAGCCGCCATCGGCTGCACCTGGTGGCTCTCCCAGAAGCTGCGTGGTGAACCAGGGACGGCGTCATAA
- a CDS encoding DNA-directed RNA polymerase subunit K, protein MEKHSRFEKARIIGSRALQISMGAPVDIEVPEEIIDPVLIAQMEYDQQVIPITVVDREKK, encoded by the coding sequence ATGGAGAAGCACAGCAGGTTCGAAAAAGCCCGAATAATTGGCTCACGCGCCCTCCAGATTTCGATGGGCGCTCCCGTGGACATTGAAGTCCCGGAAGAGATTATTGACCCGGTCCTCATCGCCCAGATGGAGTATGACCAGCAGGTTATCCCAATCACCGTGGTCGACCGCGAGAAGAAGTGA
- a CDS encoding enolase C-terminal domain-like protein: MIIEDITLRRILDSRGNPTVEADITTSSGFGRAAAPAGASTGTHEAQAWPEGGIDAALELARQEVVPELIGVSADEQAQVDALLHGVDSTANFSRIGGNLAVAISLATAQAAAASQGVPLFRYVAGMGPYVLPAPMGNVLGGGAHAVGGTDIQEFLVTSFDDDVSRAIEANAAVHRAVGAALRAQFPDTALGKGDEGAWVAPLENVAALELVVEAARSVADETGVDIRPGLDLAASEFYRDGKYHYRDRSLTPEEQVDFVVSLIEDYNLHSVEDPLDQEDFESWAALTARTDALVIGDDLYVTNVARLAKGIELEATNAILIKPNQIGTLTDTIETVTLAREAGLATVISHRSGETTDTAISHLGVAFGCHAIKTGAVGGERIAKLNELVRIAGELR; the protein is encoded by the coding sequence GTGATTATCGAGGATATCACCCTGCGGCGCATCCTCGATTCACGGGGCAACCCGACAGTCGAGGCAGACATCACGACCAGCTCCGGCTTCGGTCGCGCTGCCGCACCCGCGGGCGCGTCCACCGGCACACACGAGGCGCAGGCGTGGCCCGAGGGGGGCATCGACGCCGCCCTCGAGCTGGCGCGGCAGGAAGTCGTGCCGGAGCTCATCGGGGTCAGCGCCGACGAACAGGCGCAGGTCGACGCGCTGCTGCACGGAGTGGACTCCACCGCCAACTTCAGCCGCATCGGTGGCAACCTGGCGGTCGCAATTTCGCTCGCAACCGCGCAGGCGGCTGCCGCCAGCCAGGGCGTGCCGCTCTTTCGCTACGTCGCCGGGATGGGGCCCTATGTCCTGCCGGCGCCGATGGGGAACGTGCTCGGCGGCGGCGCGCACGCGGTCGGCGGCACCGATATTCAGGAATTCCTCGTGACCAGTTTCGACGACGACGTTTCGCGCGCTATCGAGGCTAACGCCGCGGTTCATCGCGCGGTCGGTGCGGCGCTCCGCGCGCAGTTCCCCGACACGGCGCTCGGCAAGGGCGACGAAGGAGCATGGGTCGCGCCGCTCGAGAACGTCGCGGCGCTCGAGCTAGTCGTCGAGGCGGCGCGCAGCGTCGCCGACGAAACCGGCGTCGACATCCGGCCGGGACTCGACCTCGCCGCGAGCGAATTCTACCGCGACGGGAAGTACCACTACCGCGACCGCAGCCTGACTCCCGAGGAACAGGTCGACTTCGTCGTCTCACTGATTGAGGATTATAACCTCCACTCGGTCGAGGACCCGCTCGACCAGGAGGATTTCGAGTCGTGGGCGGCGCTGACGGCGCGCACCGACGCACTGGTCATCGGCGACGACCTCTACGTTACCAACGTCGCGCGGCTCGCGAAAGGGATTGAGCTAGAAGCGACGAATGCGATACTCATCAAGCCCAACCAGATTGGGACGCTGACCGACACCATCGAGACAGTTACACTCGCCCGCGAGGCGGGGCTGGCGACCGTCATATCGCACCGCAGTGGCGAGACCACCGACACCGCCATCTCGCACCTCGGGGTCGCCTTCGGGTGCCATGCCATCAAGACCGGCGCGGTGGGTGGCGAGCGAATTGCAAAACTTAATGAACTGGTCCGCATCGCCGGCGAACTGAGATGA
- the rpsB gene encoding 30S ribosomal protein S2, which translates to MTEAVAEQPLLIDEDTFLNCGVHIGTKQKSKDMQPYIHRIRDDGLRILDVSCTSRQIRVGAEFLNGFEPAEILVVSARQYGWKPARQFAETTGVTCIPGRFTPGRLTNPEMQNFIEPRTILLTDPAADAQPFREALNIAIPVVAMCDANNLTNGVDLVIPGNNKGRRALALIYWLLAREMLRLRGDLGADEDLEATVDDFEAPLV; encoded by the coding sequence ATGACCGAAGCCGTAGCCGAACAACCGCTGCTCATCGACGAGGATACCTTCCTCAACTGCGGGGTACACATTGGCACCAAACAGAAGAGCAAGGACATGCAGCCCTACATTCATCGCATCCGCGATGACGGCCTGCGCATCCTCGATGTTAGCTGCACTTCGCGGCAGATTCGCGTCGGCGCAGAGTTCCTGAACGGCTTCGAACCGGCCGAAATTCTGGTGGTCTCGGCGCGGCAGTATGGCTGGAAGCCCGCACGGCAATTCGCGGAGACAACGGGCGTCACCTGCATCCCCGGTCGCTTTACGCCGGGTCGGCTGACCAACCCCGAGATGCAGAACTTCATCGAGCCCCGCACAATCCTGCTCACCGACCCCGCTGCTGACGCGCAGCCGTTCCGCGAGGCGCTTAACATCGCAATTCCGGTCGTCGCCATGTGCGACGCCAACAACCTCACCAACGGCGTCGACCTCGTCATCCCGGGCAACAACAAGGGGCGGCGTGCGCTGGCGCTAATCTACTGGCTGCTCGCCCGCGAGATGCTGCGGCTGCGCGGCGACCTCGGCGCCGACGAAGACCTCGAGGCGACCGTGGACGACTTCGAGGCGCCGCTGGTTTGA
- a CDS encoding ABC transporter ATP-binding protein, which yields MAAAVECRALERGYGSLEVLRGLDMTVAAGSIYGLLGPSGCGKTTLLKVLLGRLVPWGGSALALGGAPGEPGAPVPGPAVGYAPQELALYEDLSIGETLRFHGRLQLLAAAQVAQREAWLLDFLDLPDPERVVGKLSGGQKRRVSLAVALLHEPQLLLLDEPTVGVDPELRARLWDHLRTIADGGTTVVLTTHYIDEAAQADSVGLMRNGRLLAEDAPQALMEPHGHVSLEQTFLLLCRREGTET from the coding sequence ATGGCTGCCGCCGTGGAGTGCCGGGCGCTGGAGCGCGGCTATGGCTCGCTGGAAGTGCTGCGCGGGCTCGACATGACGGTCGCTGCCGGCAGCATCTACGGCCTGCTGGGGCCGTCGGGCTGCGGCAAGACCACGCTGCTGAAAGTTCTGCTGGGGCGGCTGGTGCCGTGGGGCGGGAGTGCGCTGGCGCTCGGCGGCGCGCCGGGCGAGCCCGGCGCGCCAGTCCCCGGGCCGGCCGTCGGGTACGCGCCGCAGGAGCTGGCGCTCTACGAAGATTTAAGCATCGGCGAGACGCTGCGCTTTCACGGGCGGTTGCAACTACTGGCTGCGGCGCAGGTCGCACAGCGCGAGGCGTGGCTGCTCGACTTCCTCGACCTGCCCGACCCGGAGCGCGTCGTCGGCAAGCTCAGCGGCGGGCAGAAGCGGCGCGTCTCGCTGGCGGTGGCGCTGCTGCACGAGCCGCAGCTGCTGCTGCTCGACGAGCCGACTGTGGGGGTCGACCCCGAGCTGCGCGCGCGCCTCTGGGACCACTTGCGCACGATTGCCGACGGGGGGACGACGGTGGTCCTCACGACGCACTACATCGATGAGGCGGCACAGGCCGACTCCGTCGGGCTGATGCGCAATGGGCGGCTGCTGGCGGAGGATGCGCCGCAGGCGCTGATGGAGCCGCACGGCCACGTCTCGCTCGAGCAGACCTTCCTGCTGCTCTGCCGGCGTGAAGGGACGGAGACATGA
- a CDS encoding ABC transporter permease: protein MNFARIRAIAARKFASLRRDKRTFGFIVIMPAIQIVLMGIAIGQVPTGLDIAIIDDGPAGMGATISDHLADSESLVVHADYDSVAEARDGIEAGDLWAALYIAPNGTLELHLDNSNQQVSATILVEVRNAMTAALEEQGGALPLTVAQPVYGERDPAFIDFLAPGIMTMVCFMFSLILTTMAFVGERYDGTLDRVFAAGTQPVEVLLGHLAAFSTVLVGQVTVVILIAVYGFDIPIHGSLPLLFLLALLLGWSAMCFGLFVSTKARSEFQAMQLNMPVMFPVMLLSGILWPVQALPGWVQPISWALPSTWTAEAFRSIMIRGWGLEHSEVATAFAFDLLFALLALGVAARSLKVRD from the coding sequence ATGAACTTCGCCCGCATCCGCGCCATCGCCGCGCGCAAGTTTGCATCGCTACGGCGCGACAAGCGCACCTTCGGCTTTATCGTCATCATGCCCGCCATCCAGATTGTGCTGATGGGCATCGCCATCGGGCAGGTGCCGACCGGGCTCGACATCGCAATTATCGATGACGGGCCGGCCGGAATGGGCGCGACCATCAGCGACCATCTCGCGGACTCGGAGTCGCTGGTGGTCCATGCCGACTACGACTCTGTGGCGGAAGCGCGTGACGGAATCGAGGCCGGGGATTTGTGGGCGGCACTCTATATCGCTCCGAACGGCACGCTTGAGCTGCATCTCGACAACTCCAACCAGCAGGTCAGCGCCACCATCCTGGTCGAGGTGCGCAACGCGATGACGGCGGCGCTGGAGGAGCAGGGCGGCGCGCTGCCGCTGACGGTAGCGCAGCCGGTCTACGGCGAGCGCGACCCCGCCTTCATCGACTTCCTGGCGCCGGGCATCATGACCATGGTCTGCTTCATGTTCTCGCTCATCCTGACCACCATGGCGTTCGTCGGCGAGCGTTACGACGGGACGCTCGACCGTGTTTTCGCCGCCGGTACCCAGCCGGTGGAAGTGCTGCTGGGGCATCTGGCGGCGTTCTCGACCGTGCTGGTCGGGCAGGTGACGGTCGTAATCCTGATTGCCGTCTATGGTTTCGATATCCCGATTCACGGCTCGCTGCCGCTGCTGTTCCTGCTGGCGCTGCTGCTGGGCTGGTCGGCGATGTGCTTCGGGTTGTTCGTCTCGACCAAGGCGCGCAGCGAGTTCCAGGCGATGCAGCTGAACATGCCGGTCATGTTTCCCGTAATGCTGCTTTCGGGAATCCTGTGGCCGGTGCAGGCGCTTCCCGGCTGGGTCCAGCCAATTTCGTGGGCGCTGCCGTCGACCTGGACCGCCGAGGCGTTCCGCTCAATCATGATTCGCGGCTGGGGGCTCGAGCACTCCGAAGTGGCGACGGCGTTCGCGTTCGACCTGCTCTTCGCGCTGCTGGCGCTGGGTGTCGCGGCGCGCTCGCTGAAGGTGCGCGACTGA
- a CDS encoding lysophospholipid acyltransferase family protein, with the protein MLWQLELARFGVLLVISRVRALWLDERQMRKVLRDLCRRELKRHNVELLVHGKPVRGFLAANHTSYLDGVVSVALFPAGFIGKIEVSGYPLIGPLAASLGMLWVRREEQSSRDAAKAALNARDATAEPLWIYPEGKTTTFGTLGEFKMGVFKAAEASGHAVQPLAMCYNDRYIDWTGSKSVLLGIRTFYQTQRPLKVRCIWLEPFHVAPGEAYAAAGRLNRTLRAYVERFEVEGL; encoded by the coding sequence GTGTTGTGGCAACTGGAGCTGGCCCGCTTCGGGGTCCTGCTGGTGATTAGCCGCGTCCGGGCGCTCTGGCTCGATGAGCGGCAGATGCGCAAGGTGCTGCGCGACCTGTGCCGGCGCGAGCTGAAACGGCATAACGTCGAGCTGCTGGTGCACGGGAAACCGGTGCGCGGGTTTCTGGCGGCGAACCATACCAGCTACCTGGACGGGGTGGTCTCGGTGGCGCTCTTTCCGGCCGGATTCATCGGCAAAATCGAGGTGAGCGGCTACCCGCTCATCGGTCCGCTGGCGGCATCGCTGGGGATGCTCTGGGTGCGGCGCGAGGAGCAATCGTCGCGCGATGCTGCCAAGGCGGCGCTCAACGCGCGCGACGCGACCGCGGAGCCGCTCTGGATTTACCCCGAAGGGAAGACGACGACCTTCGGCACGCTCGGCGAGTTCAAGATGGGAGTCTTCAAGGCGGCCGAGGCGAGTGGCCATGCGGTGCAACCGCTGGCGATGTGCTACAACGACCGCTACATTGACTGGACTGGCAGCAAGTCGGTGCTGCTCGGTATTCGCACATTCTACCAGACGCAACGCCCGCTGAAGGTGCGCTGCATCTGGCTGGAGCCATTCCATGTCGCGCCGGGCGAGGCTTACGCGGCGGCCGGGCGGCTGAACCGCACGCTGCGCGCCTACGTCGAGCGGTTCGAGGTGGAGGGGCTGTGA
- a CDS encoding methylmalonyl-CoA mutase family protein, whose protein sequence is MQLALDRGGERAGAQLDGAERLHTPEDAASRDAEWPGEFPFTRGVHPTGYRGRLWTMRQYAGFGTAAESNARYRYLLEQGTSGLSVAFDLPTQIGYDSDHSMAAGEVGKVGVAIDSLRDMATLFDGVPLERVSTSMTINAPAAVLLALYVAVAKQQGVVPAKLRGTVQNDILKEYIARGTYIWPPRESLRLTTDLMAWCHAEVPQWNTISISGYHIREAGSTAVQELAFTLANGVAYVEAALARGMAVDDFAPRLAFFFNCHNDLLTEVAKFRAARRLWAGIMRDRFGARDERSLRLRFHTQTAGSSLSAQQPWNNVTRTAILALAAVLGGTQSLHTNALDEALGLPSEKAAQLALRTQQIIAHETGVANLVDPLAGSWTVEARTDELAAEAEALIGRIDGMGGMLPAIEQGWVQAQIAEAAFAYQQQVESGERTIVGVNAHTEGDATAAEPLTIDGSVAAAQAAALEELRASRGDVAVPLETLGAAADGDENLLPHILTCVEAEATLGEICDTLRTAWGEYRPAV, encoded by the coding sequence CTGCAGCTGGCGCTCGACCGGGGCGGCGAGCGCGCCGGCGCGCAACTTGACGGCGCCGAGCGGCTGCACACGCCGGAGGACGCGGCGTCGCGCGACGCCGAGTGGCCGGGCGAATTCCCGTTCACGCGCGGGGTGCACCCGACCGGCTACCGCGGGCGGCTCTGGACGATGCGGCAGTATGCTGGCTTCGGGACCGCCGCTGAGAGCAACGCGCGTTACCGCTACCTGCTCGAGCAGGGCACTTCGGGGCTGTCGGTGGCGTTCGACCTGCCGACGCAGATTGGCTACGACAGCGACCACTCCATGGCGGCGGGCGAGGTGGGCAAGGTGGGGGTCGCCATCGATTCGCTGCGCGACATGGCGACGCTCTTCGACGGGGTGCCGCTCGAGCGCGTCAGCACCAGCATGACCATCAACGCGCCAGCAGCGGTGCTGCTGGCGCTCTACGTCGCCGTGGCGAAGCAGCAGGGGGTCGTGCCAGCGAAGCTGCGCGGGACAGTGCAGAACGATATCCTGAAGGAGTATATTGCGCGCGGCACCTACATCTGGCCGCCGCGCGAATCGTTGCGGCTGACGACCGACCTGATGGCGTGGTGCCATGCCGAGGTGCCGCAGTGGAACACGATTTCCATATCGGGCTACCACATCCGCGAGGCCGGTTCCACGGCGGTGCAGGAGCTGGCGTTCACGCTCGCCAACGGCGTCGCCTACGTCGAGGCGGCGCTGGCGCGCGGGATGGCGGTCGACGACTTCGCGCCGCGGCTGGCGTTCTTTTTCAACTGCCACAACGACCTGCTGACCGAGGTCGCCAAGTTCCGCGCCGCGCGACGTTTGTGGGCCGGCATCATGCGCGACCGTTTCGGCGCGCGCGACGAGCGGAGCCTGCGGCTACGCTTCCACACGCAGACCGCCGGCTCGAGCCTGAGCGCGCAGCAGCCGTGGAACAACGTCACGCGCACCGCTATCCTGGCGCTGGCCGCCGTGCTCGGCGGCACGCAGTCGCTGCACACCAACGCGCTCGACGAAGCGCTCGGCCTGCCGTCGGAGAAGGCGGCGCAACTGGCGCTGCGGACGCAGCAGATTATCGCGCACGAGACCGGCGTCGCCAACCTGGTCGACCCGCTCGCCGGTTCATGGACCGTCGAGGCGCGCACCGACGAGCTGGCGGCGGAAGCGGAGGCGCTCATCGGCCGCATCGACGGGATGGGCGGGATGCTGCCCGCCATCGAGCAGGGATGGGTACAGGCACAGATTGCCGAGGCGGCATTCGCCTACCAGCAGCAGGTCGAGAGCGGCGAGCGCACCATCGTCGGCGTCAACGCCCACACCGAAGGCGACGCCACCGCGGCGGAGCCGCTCACCATCGACGGCTCGGTCGCCGCAGCGCAGGCCGCGGCGCTGGAAGAGCTGCGCGCCAGCCGTGGCGACGTCGCCGTGCCGCTCGAAACGCTCGGCGCGGCGGCCGATGGCGACGAGAACCTGCTGCCCCACATCCTGACGTGTGTCGAAGCGGAGGCGACGCTGGGAGAGATTTGCGACACGCTCCGCACGGCGTGGGGCGAATACCGGCCGGCGGTTTAG
- a CDS encoding type II toxin-antitoxin system RelE/ParE family toxin, translated as MTFAIKFAAKARKQLARLDREVQQRIVRTLERVRVRPRHYARRLVGSPYYRFRTGDYRIIADIRERELLILVLLVGHRKQVYG; from the coding sequence GTGACCTTCGCCATCAAGTTCGCTGCGAAGGCGCGCAAGCAGCTGGCGCGGCTCGACCGCGAAGTGCAGCAGCGCATCGTCCGTACGCTCGAGCGCGTCCGCGTCCGCCCGCGCCACTACGCACGGCGGCTGGTCGGGTCGCCCTACTACCGCTTCCGCACCGGCGACTACCGCATCATCGCCGATATCCGCGAGCGCGAGCTGCTCATTCTGGTGCTGCTGGTGGGGCACCGGAAGCAGGTTTACGGGTAG